The Vibrio penaeicida sequence ATGACAGGGTTAGACCCTGAAACCCATAAGATCATTGAAATCGCTACCATTGTTACCGATAGTGAGCTCAATATTCTCGCTGAAGGACCCGTTCTCGCTATTCATCAACCTGAAGAAGAGCTTGCGAAAATGGATGAATGGTGCACAACCACTCATACGGGCAGTGGCTTAGTGGCTCGTGTTAAACAAAGTACAGTGACAGAGCAGCAAGCCATCGATCAAACCATAGAATTCTTAAAAAAATGGGTACCTGCAGGTAAGTCGCCAATCTGCGGCAACAGTGTTGGGCAGGATCGCCGTTTTCTTTATGAGTTCATGCCAGAGCTTGAAGCATACTTCCACTACCGATATATCGATGTCAGTACCATTAAAGAACTGACACGTCGCTGGCAGCCAGAGGTGCTAACACAATTTTCTAAAACAGGTAGCCACCTTGCTTTGGATGATATTCGTGAGTCCATTGCTGAACTTCAGTTTTATCGCAAGCAAGTATTTAGCATCTAAGTACTTCTCAATTCTTCCCGTATTGTCTTTCTGAGGTGTTGGAGAATACGGGGATCTGTGAATTTCGAGTCTTTTAGGATCAACCTTAATGATTGAATTGATTAAGGGATGAACGAATACAGTGGCTTTTGTTTCTTTTTCAATCAAACTGACAATTTTTTTGATTTTTTTGAATGAAGGGCTTGCATCAAAAGAAAATGCTCTTATAATTCGCAGCCCTAAACGACGGAAACGTTGTGAATGCGACACTAGCTCAGCTGGTAGAGCGCAACCTTGCCAAGGTTGAGGTCACGAGTTCGAACCTCGTGTGTCGCTCCAATTTCCACTTAGTTTGGAAATGAAAAGCTTTCATCATGCTTTAAATGATGATTACAATACGGACGCGGGGTGGAGCAGCTTGGTAGCTCGTCGGGCTCATAACCCGAAGGTCGTCGGTTCAAATCCGGCCCCCGCAACCAAATTTAGATTGATTGCTATTGCGATGAATCATGCGACACTAGCTCAGCTGGTAGAGCGCAACCTTGCCAAGGTTGAGGTCACGAGTTCGAACCTCGTGTGTCGCTCCAAATTCCTTCCCATTTTGGGAAATATAAGCGCTCATCATGCTTTGAATGATGACTACAATACGGACGCGGGGTGGAGCAGCTTGGTAGCTCGTCGGGCTCATAACCCGAAGGTCGTCGGTTCAAATCCGGCCCCCGCAACCAAATTTAGATTGATTGCTAACGCGATGAATCATGCGACACTAGCTCAGCTGGTAGAGCGCAACCTTGCCAAGGTTGAGGTCACGAGTTCGAACCTCGTGTGTCGCTCCACTTTCTAGCAAGAAAGTACAAAAGCTTTTATCGTGCTTAACGATGATCTGCGACACTAGCTCAGCTGGTAGAGCGCAACCTTGCCAAGGTTGAGGTCACGAGTTCGAACCTCGTGTGTCGCTCCAGATTCTTTCCCTTATGGGAAATATAAGCGCTCATCATGCTTTAAATGATGATTACAATACGGACGCGGGGTGGAGCAGCTTGGTAGCTCGTCGGGCTCATAACCCGAAGGTCGTCGGTTCAAATCCGGCCCCCGCAACCACATTCAGATTGATTGCTACTGCGATGAATCATGCGACACTAGCTCAGCTGGTAGAGCGCAACCTTGCCAAGGTTGAGGTCACGAGTTCGAACCTCGTGTGTCGCTCCAATTTTTTCAAAGAAAAAATACAACCTTACTAAGGTTGAGGTCACGCCTAGTTCCTTGAAGATCAAGAACCTCGTGTATCGCTCCAAATTTCCGCTTGGAAACTAACTTGTTTAGAAACTAAAAGCGTTTAGAAAGTAAAAATTCTCACTAAAACTGTTAGTGACGATTCTCCCGAAAGGGAATGATGTGAAGACGCATCAACCGCTCTTTATCAATGC is a genomic window containing:
- the orn gene encoding oligoribonuclease, with the protein product MSFSDQNLIWIDLEMTGLDPETHKIIEIATIVTDSELNILAEGPVLAIHQPEEELAKMDEWCTTTHTGSGLVARVKQSTVTEQQAIDQTIEFLKKWVPAGKSPICGNSVGQDRRFLYEFMPELEAYFHYRYIDVSTIKELTRRWQPEVLTQFSKTGSHLALDDIRESIAELQFYRKQVFSI